A window of the Drosophila mauritiana strain mau12 unplaced genomic scaffold, ASM438214v1 Y_06, whole genome shotgun sequence genome harbors these coding sequences:
- the LOC117149963 gene encoding protein O-mannosyl-transferase Tmtc3-like — translation MINAARRLYRRKRLTTATGREKFFEQRGNTQPLFNLALLLADTKRPLDEVPFLNQLIRHHPSHVKGLILLGDIYINHMKNLDEAEKCYRSILHYDPHNTQGLHNLCVVFVERKRLAKAAACLQYAQRLAPAEDYIGRHLQIVLARLQKINKLPESAPERKLAYEDYDPLEFKLPQDRPSHKSRKRS, via the exons ATGATCAACGCAGC AAGAAGACTCTACCGACGCAAACGTCTAACCACCGCTACCGGCCGAGAGAAGTTTTTTGAACAACGCGGGAACACTCAACCACTTTTTAATCTGGCTCTGCTACTGGCCGATACAAAACGGCCCTTGGATGAGGTGCCATTTCTGAATCAACTGATACGACATCATCCGTCGCATGTTAAAGGCCTGATCCTGCTGGGCGACATCTACATTAATCACATGAAGAATCTGGACGAGGCGGAGAAGTGCTACCGCAGCATACTTCACTACGATCCCCACAACACTCAGGGCTTGCACAACCTCTGCGTGGTGTTCGTGGAACGTAAGCGGCTGGCCAAGGCAGCTGCATGCCTGCAGTACGCCCAACGCTTGGCACCCGCCGAGGACTATATCGGTCGGCATTTGCAGATTGTTCTTGCACGACTGCAGAAAATCAACAAGTTACCTGAGTCGGCGCCAGAGCGAAAGCTCGCGTATGAGGACTACGATCCCCTTGAGTTTAAACTGCCTCAGGATCGACCATCGCATAAGTCGCGTAAAAGATCGTAG